A genome region from Primulina eburnea isolate SZY01 chromosome 9, ASM2296580v1, whole genome shotgun sequence includes the following:
- the LOC140840973 gene encoding protein S40-6-like → MVELIAGATRSSSGDFLQQPPLELYESDVVWSFLSSPDSTSPSPPFMHDGRRHNRFSTPQSGLSAVLGNDHRRLVSSQSKIIPASPRSENIQVKFHQSAPVNIPVWPKQFHDNFDEINDGDGYLKRLDEVEDEEDEKMVPPHVIVARSHVTFSVFEGVGRTLKGRDLRRVRNAVFRKTGFID, encoded by the coding sequence ATGGTGGAGTTGATCGCCGGCGCCACCCGCTCATCCTCCGGCGACTTCCTCCAACAACCTCCGCTCGAGCTTTATGAAAGTGACGTCGTTTGGTCCTTCCTCTCGTCCCCCGATTCAACCTCCCCTTCTCCGCCGTTCATGCACGATGGCCGCCGCCACAATCGCTTTAGTACTCCTCAATCCGGTCTTTCGGCCGTGCTGGGCAACGACCATCGCCGCCTTGTCAGCAGCCAATCGAAGATAATCCCAGCGTCGCCGAGGTCGGAGAATATTCAGGTGAAATTCCACCAGTCGGCTCCGGTTAATATCCCTGTCTGGCCGAAGCAGTTTCACGACAACTTTGATGAAATTAATGACGGTGATGGTTATCTGAAGAGGTTAGATGAGGTGGAGGATGAGGAAGATGAGAAAATGGTGCCGCCTCACGTGATCGTGGCGCGATCGCACGTGACTTTCTCGGTTTTCGAAGGCGTGGGGAGGACGCTGAAGGGAAGGGACTTACGCCGCGTTCGAAATGCGGTGTTCCGGAAAACAGGtttcattgattga
- the LOC140840974 gene encoding cytochrome b5-like → MGSDLKVRSFEEVSSHNKIKDCWLIINGKVYDVTPFMDDHPGGDEVLLSATGKDATNDFEDVGHSDSAREMMDKYYIGEVDMSTIPLKHTYVPPTQAPYNPDKTSEFVIKILQFLVPLLILGLAFAVRHYAKEK, encoded by the exons ATGGGGTCAGATCTGAAAGTTCGCTCATTTGAGGAGGTTTCGAGCCATAACAAGATTAAGGATTGCTGGCTAATTATTAATGGGAAG GTTTATGATGTAACCCCATTCATGGATGATCATCCTGGAGGTGACGAAGTTCTGCTATCAGCAACAG GGAAAGATGCAACCAATGACTTTGAAGACGTTGGACACAGTGATTCCGCTAGGGAAATGATGGACAAATATTACATTGGGGAGGTAGACATGTCAACCATTCCCCTGAAACACACTTATGTCCCTCCAACACAAGCCCCGTACAATCCGGACAAGACTTCCGAGTTTGTGATTAAGATCTTGCAGTTCCTTGTGCCTCTCTTGATACTGGGCTTGGCCTTTGCTGTCCGTCATTACGCCAAAGAGAAATGA